A genomic window from Macaca mulatta isolate MMU2019108-1 chromosome 19, T2T-MMU8v2.0, whole genome shotgun sequence includes:
- the FZR1 gene encoding fizzy-related protein homolog isoform X2 produces the protein MDQDYERRLLRQIVIQNENTMPRVTEMRRTLTPASSPVSSPSKHGDRFIPSRAGANWSVNFHRINENEKSPSQNRKAKDATSDNGKDGLAYSALLKNELLGAGIEKVQDPQTEDRRLQPSTPEKKGLFTYSLSTKRSSPDDGNDVSPYSLSPVSNKSQKLLRSPRKPTRKISKIPFKVLDAPELQDDFYLNLVDWSSLNVLSVGLGTCVYLWSACTSQVTRLCDLSVEGDSVTSVGWSERGNLVAVGTHKGFVQIWDAAAGKKLSMLEGHTARVGALAWNAEQLSSGSRDRMILQRDIRTPPLQSERRLQGHRQEVCGLKWSTDHQLLASGGNDNKLLVWNHSSLSPVQQYTEHLAAVKAIAWSPHQHGLLASGGGTADRCIRFWNTLTGQPLQCIDTGSQVCNLAWSKHANELVSTGDPASHQASGCMSCWPLACPPGLVPPIDRGAPSTLQVSTHGYSQNQILVWKYPSLTQVAKLTGHSYRVLYLAMSPDGEAIVTGAGDETLRFWNVFSKTRSTKESVSVLNLFTRIR, from the exons ATGGACCAGGACTATGAGCGGCGCCTGCTCCGCCAGATCGTCATCCAGAATGAGAACACGATGCCACGC GTCACGGAGATGCGGCGGACCCTGACGCCTGCCAGCTCCCCCGTGTCCTCGCCCAGCAAGCACGGAGACCGCTTCATCCCCTCTAGAGCCGGAGCGAACTGGAGCGTGAACTTCCACAGGATCAAC GAGAATGAGAAGTCTCCCAGTCAGAACCGGAAAGCCAAGGACGCCACCTCAGACAACGGCAAAG ATGGCCTGGCCTACTCCGCCCTGCTCAAGAATGAGCTGCTGGGTGCTGGCATCGAGAAGGTGCAGGACCCGCAGACCGAGGATCGCAGGCTACAGCCCTCCACACCTGAGAAGAAGGGTCTGTTCACG TATTCCCTCAGCACCAAGCGCTCCAGCCCCGATGATGGCAATGACGTGTCTCCCTACTCCTTGTCTCCCGTCAGCAACAAGAG CCAGAAGCTGCTCCGGTCCCCACGGAAACCCACCCGCAAGATCTCCAAGATCCCCTTCAAGGTGCTGGATGCGCCCGAGCTGCAGGACGACTTCTACCTCAATCTGGTGGACTGGTCGTCCCTCAATGTGCTCAGCGTGGGGCTGGGCACCTGCGTGTACCTGTGGAGCGCCTGCACCAGCCAG gtgACGCGGCTCTGTGACCTCTCGGTGGAAGGGGACTCAGTGACCTCCGTGGGCTGGTCTGAGCGG GGGAACCTGGTGGCGGTGGGCACACACAAGGGCTTTGTGCAAATCTGGGACGCGGCCGCAGGGAAGAAGCTGTCCATGTTGGAGGGCCACACGGCACGCGTCG GGGCGCTGGCCTGGAATGCTGAGCAGCTGTCGTCCGGGAGCCGCGACCGCATGATCCTGCAGAGGGACATCCGCACCCCACCCCTGCAGTCAGAGCGGCGGCTGCAGGGCCACCGGCAGGAGGTGTGCGGGCTCAAGTGGTCCACAGACCACCAGCTCCTCGCCTCAGGGGGCAACGACAACAAG CTGCTGGTCTGGAATCACTCGAGCCTGAGCCCCGTGCAGCAGTACACGGAGCACCTGGCGGCCGTGAAGGCCATCGCCTGGTCCCCGCATCAGCACGGGCTGCTGGCCTCGGGGGGCGGCACAGCCGACCGCTGCATCCGCTTCTGGAACACGCTGACGGGACAGCCGCTGCAGTGTATCGACACGGGCTCCCAAGTGTGCAATCTGGCCTGGTCCAAGCACGCCAACGAGCTGGTGAGCACGGGTGACCcggcctcccaccaggcctcaggATGTATGTCCTGCTGGCCCCTTGCCTGCC CGCCCGGCCTCGTTCCCCCCATCGACCGCGGCgccccctccaccctccaggtGAGCACGCACGGCTACTCACAGAACCAGATCCTTGTCTGGAAGTACCCCTCCCTGACCCAGGTGGCCAAGCTGACCGGGCACTCCTACCGCGTGCTATACCTG GCAATGTCCCCTGATGGGGAGGCCATCGTCACTGGTGCTGGAGACGAGACCCTGAGGTTCTGGAACGTCTTTAGCAAAACCCGTTCGACAAAG GAGTCTGTGTCTGTGCTCAACCTCTTCACCAGGATCCGGTAA
- the FZR1 gene encoding fizzy-related protein homolog isoform X4 yields MDQDYERRLLRQIVIQNENTMPRVTEMRRTLTPASSPVSSPSKHGDRFIPSRAGANWSVNFHRINENEKSPSQNRKAKDATSDNGKDGLAYSALLKNELLGAGIEKVQDPQTEDRRLQPSTPEKKGLFTYSLSTKRSSPDDGNDVSPYSLSPVSNKSQKLLRSPRKPTRKISKIPFKVLDAPELQDDFYLNLVDWSSLNVLSVGLGTCVYLWSACTSQVTRLCDLSVEGDSVTSVGWSERGNLVAVGTHKGFVQIWDAAAGKKLSMLEGHTARVGALAWNAEQLSSGSRDRMILQRDIRTPPLQSERRLQGHRQEVCGLKWSTDHQLLASGGNDNKLLVWNHSSLSPVQQYTEHLAAVKAIAWSPHQHGLLASGGGTADRCIRFWNTLTGQPLQCIDTGSQVCNLAWSKHANELVSTHGYSQNQILVWKYPSLTQVAKLTGHSYRVLYLAMSPDGEAIVTGAGDETLRFWNVFSKTRSTKVKWESVSVLNLFTRIR; encoded by the exons ATGGACCAGGACTATGAGCGGCGCCTGCTCCGCCAGATCGTCATCCAGAATGAGAACACGATGCCACGC GTCACGGAGATGCGGCGGACCCTGACGCCTGCCAGCTCCCCCGTGTCCTCGCCCAGCAAGCACGGAGACCGCTTCATCCCCTCTAGAGCCGGAGCGAACTGGAGCGTGAACTTCCACAGGATCAAC GAGAATGAGAAGTCTCCCAGTCAGAACCGGAAAGCCAAGGACGCCACCTCAGACAACGGCAAAG ATGGCCTGGCCTACTCCGCCCTGCTCAAGAATGAGCTGCTGGGTGCTGGCATCGAGAAGGTGCAGGACCCGCAGACCGAGGATCGCAGGCTACAGCCCTCCACACCTGAGAAGAAGGGTCTGTTCACG TATTCCCTCAGCACCAAGCGCTCCAGCCCCGATGATGGCAATGACGTGTCTCCCTACTCCTTGTCTCCCGTCAGCAACAAGAG CCAGAAGCTGCTCCGGTCCCCACGGAAACCCACCCGCAAGATCTCCAAGATCCCCTTCAAGGTGCTGGATGCGCCCGAGCTGCAGGACGACTTCTACCTCAATCTGGTGGACTGGTCGTCCCTCAATGTGCTCAGCGTGGGGCTGGGCACCTGCGTGTACCTGTGGAGCGCCTGCACCAGCCAG gtgACGCGGCTCTGTGACCTCTCGGTGGAAGGGGACTCAGTGACCTCCGTGGGCTGGTCTGAGCGG GGGAACCTGGTGGCGGTGGGCACACACAAGGGCTTTGTGCAAATCTGGGACGCGGCCGCAGGGAAGAAGCTGTCCATGTTGGAGGGCCACACGGCACGCGTCG GGGCGCTGGCCTGGAATGCTGAGCAGCTGTCGTCCGGGAGCCGCGACCGCATGATCCTGCAGAGGGACATCCGCACCCCACCCCTGCAGTCAGAGCGGCGGCTGCAGGGCCACCGGCAGGAGGTGTGCGGGCTCAAGTGGTCCACAGACCACCAGCTCCTCGCCTCAGGGGGCAACGACAACAAG CTGCTGGTCTGGAATCACTCGAGCCTGAGCCCCGTGCAGCAGTACACGGAGCACCTGGCGGCCGTGAAGGCCATCGCCTGGTCCCCGCATCAGCACGGGCTGCTGGCCTCGGGGGGCGGCACAGCCGACCGCTGCATCCGCTTCTGGAACACGCTGACGGGACAGCCGCTGCAGTGTATCGACACGGGCTCCCAAGTGTGCAATCTGGCCTGGTCCAAGCACGCCAACGAGCTG gtGAGCACGCACGGCTACTCACAGAACCAGATCCTTGTCTGGAAGTACCCCTCCCTGACCCAGGTGGCCAAGCTGACCGGGCACTCCTACCGCGTGCTATACCTG GCAATGTCCCCTGATGGGGAGGCCATCGTCACTGGTGCTGGAGACGAGACCCTGAGGTTCTGGAACGTCTTTAGCAAAACCCGTTCGACAAAGGTAAAGTGG GAGTCTGTGTCTGTGCTCAACCTCTTCACCAGGATCCGGTAA
- the FZR1 gene encoding fizzy-related protein homolog isoform X1 — protein sequence MDQDYERRLLRQIVIQNENTMPRVTEMRRTLTPASSPVSSPSKHGDRFIPSRAGANWSVNFHRINENEKSPSQNRKAKDATSDNGKDGLAYSALLKNELLGAGIEKVQDPQTEDRRLQPSTPEKKGLFTYSLSTKRSSPDDGNDVSPYSLSPVSNKSQKLLRSPRKPTRKISKIPFKVLDAPELQDDFYLNLVDWSSLNVLSVGLGTCVYLWSACTSQVTRLCDLSVEGDSVTSVGWSERGNLVAVGTHKGFVQIWDAAAGKKLSMLEGHTARVGALAWNAEQLSSGSRDRMILQRDIRTPPLQSERRLQGHRQEVCGLKWSTDHQLLASGGNDNKLLVWNHSSLSPVQQYTEHLAAVKAIAWSPHQHGLLASGGGTADRCIRFWNTLTGQPLQCIDTGSQVCNLAWSKHANELVSTGDPASHQASGCMSCWPLACRLRAASPGLVPPIDRGAPSTLQVSTHGYSQNQILVWKYPSLTQVAKLTGHSYRVLYLAMSPDGEAIVTGAGDETLRFWNVFSKTRSTKESVSVLNLFTRIR from the exons ATGGACCAGGACTATGAGCGGCGCCTGCTCCGCCAGATCGTCATCCAGAATGAGAACACGATGCCACGC GTCACGGAGATGCGGCGGACCCTGACGCCTGCCAGCTCCCCCGTGTCCTCGCCCAGCAAGCACGGAGACCGCTTCATCCCCTCTAGAGCCGGAGCGAACTGGAGCGTGAACTTCCACAGGATCAAC GAGAATGAGAAGTCTCCCAGTCAGAACCGGAAAGCCAAGGACGCCACCTCAGACAACGGCAAAG ATGGCCTGGCCTACTCCGCCCTGCTCAAGAATGAGCTGCTGGGTGCTGGCATCGAGAAGGTGCAGGACCCGCAGACCGAGGATCGCAGGCTACAGCCCTCCACACCTGAGAAGAAGGGTCTGTTCACG TATTCCCTCAGCACCAAGCGCTCCAGCCCCGATGATGGCAATGACGTGTCTCCCTACTCCTTGTCTCCCGTCAGCAACAAGAG CCAGAAGCTGCTCCGGTCCCCACGGAAACCCACCCGCAAGATCTCCAAGATCCCCTTCAAGGTGCTGGATGCGCCCGAGCTGCAGGACGACTTCTACCTCAATCTGGTGGACTGGTCGTCCCTCAATGTGCTCAGCGTGGGGCTGGGCACCTGCGTGTACCTGTGGAGCGCCTGCACCAGCCAG gtgACGCGGCTCTGTGACCTCTCGGTGGAAGGGGACTCAGTGACCTCCGTGGGCTGGTCTGAGCGG GGGAACCTGGTGGCGGTGGGCACACACAAGGGCTTTGTGCAAATCTGGGACGCGGCCGCAGGGAAGAAGCTGTCCATGTTGGAGGGCCACACGGCACGCGTCG GGGCGCTGGCCTGGAATGCTGAGCAGCTGTCGTCCGGGAGCCGCGACCGCATGATCCTGCAGAGGGACATCCGCACCCCACCCCTGCAGTCAGAGCGGCGGCTGCAGGGCCACCGGCAGGAGGTGTGCGGGCTCAAGTGGTCCACAGACCACCAGCTCCTCGCCTCAGGGGGCAACGACAACAAG CTGCTGGTCTGGAATCACTCGAGCCTGAGCCCCGTGCAGCAGTACACGGAGCACCTGGCGGCCGTGAAGGCCATCGCCTGGTCCCCGCATCAGCACGGGCTGCTGGCCTCGGGGGGCGGCACAGCCGACCGCTGCATCCGCTTCTGGAACACGCTGACGGGACAGCCGCTGCAGTGTATCGACACGGGCTCCCAAGTGTGCAATCTGGCCTGGTCCAAGCACGCCAACGAGCTGGTGAGCACGGGTGACCcggcctcccaccaggcctcaggATGTATGTCCTGCTGGCCCCTTGCCTGCCGTCTGAGAGCGGCCT CGCCCGGCCTCGTTCCCCCCATCGACCGCGGCgccccctccaccctccaggtGAGCACGCACGGCTACTCACAGAACCAGATCCTTGTCTGGAAGTACCCCTCCCTGACCCAGGTGGCCAAGCTGACCGGGCACTCCTACCGCGTGCTATACCTG GCAATGTCCCCTGATGGGGAGGCCATCGTCACTGGTGCTGGAGACGAGACCCTGAGGTTCTGGAACGTCTTTAGCAAAACCCGTTCGACAAAG GAGTCTGTGTCTGTGCTCAACCTCTTCACCAGGATCCGGTAA
- the FZR1 gene encoding fizzy-related protein homolog isoform X3, with product MDQDYERRLLRQIVIQNENTMPRVTEMRRTLTPASSPVSSPSKHGDRFIPSRAGANWSVNFHRINENEKSPSQNRKAKDATSDNGKDGLAYSALLKNELLGAGIEKVQDPQTEDRRLQPSTPEKKGLFTYSLSTKRSSPDDGNDVSPYSLSPVSNKSQKLLRSPRKPTRKISKIPFKVLDAPELQDDFYLNLVDWSSLNVLSVGLGTCVYLWSACTSQVTRLCDLSVEGDSVTSVGWSERGNLVAVGTHKGFVQIWDAAAGKKLSMLEGHTARVGALAWNAEQLSSGSRDRMILQRDIRTPPLQSERRLQGHRQEVCGLKWSTDHQLLASGGNDNKLLVWNHSSLSPVQQYTEHLAAVKAIAWSPHQHGLLASGGGTADRCIRFWNTLTGQPLQCIDTGSQVCNLAWSKHANELVSTGDPASHQASGSPGLVPPIDRGAPSTLQVSTHGYSQNQILVWKYPSLTQVAKLTGHSYRVLYLAMSPDGEAIVTGAGDETLRFWNVFSKTRSTKESVSVLNLFTRIR from the exons ATGGACCAGGACTATGAGCGGCGCCTGCTCCGCCAGATCGTCATCCAGAATGAGAACACGATGCCACGC GTCACGGAGATGCGGCGGACCCTGACGCCTGCCAGCTCCCCCGTGTCCTCGCCCAGCAAGCACGGAGACCGCTTCATCCCCTCTAGAGCCGGAGCGAACTGGAGCGTGAACTTCCACAGGATCAAC GAGAATGAGAAGTCTCCCAGTCAGAACCGGAAAGCCAAGGACGCCACCTCAGACAACGGCAAAG ATGGCCTGGCCTACTCCGCCCTGCTCAAGAATGAGCTGCTGGGTGCTGGCATCGAGAAGGTGCAGGACCCGCAGACCGAGGATCGCAGGCTACAGCCCTCCACACCTGAGAAGAAGGGTCTGTTCACG TATTCCCTCAGCACCAAGCGCTCCAGCCCCGATGATGGCAATGACGTGTCTCCCTACTCCTTGTCTCCCGTCAGCAACAAGAG CCAGAAGCTGCTCCGGTCCCCACGGAAACCCACCCGCAAGATCTCCAAGATCCCCTTCAAGGTGCTGGATGCGCCCGAGCTGCAGGACGACTTCTACCTCAATCTGGTGGACTGGTCGTCCCTCAATGTGCTCAGCGTGGGGCTGGGCACCTGCGTGTACCTGTGGAGCGCCTGCACCAGCCAG gtgACGCGGCTCTGTGACCTCTCGGTGGAAGGGGACTCAGTGACCTCCGTGGGCTGGTCTGAGCGG GGGAACCTGGTGGCGGTGGGCACACACAAGGGCTTTGTGCAAATCTGGGACGCGGCCGCAGGGAAGAAGCTGTCCATGTTGGAGGGCCACACGGCACGCGTCG GGGCGCTGGCCTGGAATGCTGAGCAGCTGTCGTCCGGGAGCCGCGACCGCATGATCCTGCAGAGGGACATCCGCACCCCACCCCTGCAGTCAGAGCGGCGGCTGCAGGGCCACCGGCAGGAGGTGTGCGGGCTCAAGTGGTCCACAGACCACCAGCTCCTCGCCTCAGGGGGCAACGACAACAAG CTGCTGGTCTGGAATCACTCGAGCCTGAGCCCCGTGCAGCAGTACACGGAGCACCTGGCGGCCGTGAAGGCCATCGCCTGGTCCCCGCATCAGCACGGGCTGCTGGCCTCGGGGGGCGGCACAGCCGACCGCTGCATCCGCTTCTGGAACACGCTGACGGGACAGCCGCTGCAGTGTATCGACACGGGCTCCCAAGTGTGCAATCTGGCCTGGTCCAAGCACGCCAACGAGCTGGTGAGCACGGGTGACCcggcctcccaccaggcctcaggAT CGCCCGGCCTCGTTCCCCCCATCGACCGCGGCgccccctccaccctccaggtGAGCACGCACGGCTACTCACAGAACCAGATCCTTGTCTGGAAGTACCCCTCCCTGACCCAGGTGGCCAAGCTGACCGGGCACTCCTACCGCGTGCTATACCTG GCAATGTCCCCTGATGGGGAGGCCATCGTCACTGGTGCTGGAGACGAGACCCTGAGGTTCTGGAACGTCTTTAGCAAAACCCGTTCGACAAAG GAGTCTGTGTCTGTGCTCAACCTCTTCACCAGGATCCGGTAA
- the FZR1 gene encoding fizzy-related protein homolog isoform X5 produces the protein MDQDYERRLLRQIVIQNENTMPRVTEMRRTLTPASSPVSSPSKHGDRFIPSRAGANWSVNFHRINENEKSPSQNRKAKDATSDNGKDGLAYSALLKNELLGAGIEKVQDPQTEDRRLQPSTPEKKGLFTYSLSTKRSSPDDGNDVSPYSLSPVSNKSQKLLRSPRKPTRKISKIPFKVLDAPELQDDFYLNLVDWSSLNVLSVGLGTCVYLWSACTSQVTRLCDLSVEGDSVTSVGWSERGNLVAVGTHKGFVQIWDAAAGKKLSMLEGHTARVGALAWNAEQLSSGSRDRMILQRDIRTPPLQSERRLQGHRQEVCGLKWSTDHQLLASGGNDNKLLVWNHSSLSPVQQYTEHLAAVKAIAWSPHQHGLLASGGGTADRCIRFWNTLTGQPLQCIDTGSQVCNLAWSKHANELVSTHGYSQNQILVWKYPSLTQVAKLTGHSYRVLYLAMSPDGEAIVTGAGDETLRFWNVFSKTRSTKESVSVLNLFTRIR, from the exons ATGGACCAGGACTATGAGCGGCGCCTGCTCCGCCAGATCGTCATCCAGAATGAGAACACGATGCCACGC GTCACGGAGATGCGGCGGACCCTGACGCCTGCCAGCTCCCCCGTGTCCTCGCCCAGCAAGCACGGAGACCGCTTCATCCCCTCTAGAGCCGGAGCGAACTGGAGCGTGAACTTCCACAGGATCAAC GAGAATGAGAAGTCTCCCAGTCAGAACCGGAAAGCCAAGGACGCCACCTCAGACAACGGCAAAG ATGGCCTGGCCTACTCCGCCCTGCTCAAGAATGAGCTGCTGGGTGCTGGCATCGAGAAGGTGCAGGACCCGCAGACCGAGGATCGCAGGCTACAGCCCTCCACACCTGAGAAGAAGGGTCTGTTCACG TATTCCCTCAGCACCAAGCGCTCCAGCCCCGATGATGGCAATGACGTGTCTCCCTACTCCTTGTCTCCCGTCAGCAACAAGAG CCAGAAGCTGCTCCGGTCCCCACGGAAACCCACCCGCAAGATCTCCAAGATCCCCTTCAAGGTGCTGGATGCGCCCGAGCTGCAGGACGACTTCTACCTCAATCTGGTGGACTGGTCGTCCCTCAATGTGCTCAGCGTGGGGCTGGGCACCTGCGTGTACCTGTGGAGCGCCTGCACCAGCCAG gtgACGCGGCTCTGTGACCTCTCGGTGGAAGGGGACTCAGTGACCTCCGTGGGCTGGTCTGAGCGG GGGAACCTGGTGGCGGTGGGCACACACAAGGGCTTTGTGCAAATCTGGGACGCGGCCGCAGGGAAGAAGCTGTCCATGTTGGAGGGCCACACGGCACGCGTCG GGGCGCTGGCCTGGAATGCTGAGCAGCTGTCGTCCGGGAGCCGCGACCGCATGATCCTGCAGAGGGACATCCGCACCCCACCCCTGCAGTCAGAGCGGCGGCTGCAGGGCCACCGGCAGGAGGTGTGCGGGCTCAAGTGGTCCACAGACCACCAGCTCCTCGCCTCAGGGGGCAACGACAACAAG CTGCTGGTCTGGAATCACTCGAGCCTGAGCCCCGTGCAGCAGTACACGGAGCACCTGGCGGCCGTGAAGGCCATCGCCTGGTCCCCGCATCAGCACGGGCTGCTGGCCTCGGGGGGCGGCACAGCCGACCGCTGCATCCGCTTCTGGAACACGCTGACGGGACAGCCGCTGCAGTGTATCGACACGGGCTCCCAAGTGTGCAATCTGGCCTGGTCCAAGCACGCCAACGAGCTG gtGAGCACGCACGGCTACTCACAGAACCAGATCCTTGTCTGGAAGTACCCCTCCCTGACCCAGGTGGCCAAGCTGACCGGGCACTCCTACCGCGTGCTATACCTG GCAATGTCCCCTGATGGGGAGGCCATCGTCACTGGTGCTGGAGACGAGACCCTGAGGTTCTGGAACGTCTTTAGCAAAACCCGTTCGACAAAG GAGTCTGTGTCTGTGCTCAACCTCTTCACCAGGATCCGGTAA
- the FZR1 gene encoding fizzy-related protein homolog isoform X6 produces the protein MRRTLTPASSPVSSPSKHGDRFIPSRAGANWSVNFHRINENEKSPSQNRKAKDATSDNGKDGLAYSALLKNELLGAGIEKVQDPQTEDRRLQPSTPEKKGLFTYSLSTKRSSPDDGNDVSPYSLSPVSNKSQKLLRSPRKPTRKISKIPFKVLDAPELQDDFYLNLVDWSSLNVLSVGLGTCVYLWSACTSQVTRLCDLSVEGDSVTSVGWSERGNLVAVGTHKGFVQIWDAAAGKKLSMLEGHTARVGALAWNAEQLSSGSRDRMILQRDIRTPPLQSERRLQGHRQEVCGLKWSTDHQLLASGGNDNKLLVWNHSSLSPVQQYTEHLAAVKAIAWSPHQHGLLASGGGTADRCIRFWNTLTGQPLQCIDTGSQVCNLAWSKHANELVSTHGYSQNQILVWKYPSLTQVAKLTGHSYRVLYLAMSPDGEAIVTGAGDETLRFWNVFSKTRSTKESVSVLNLFTRIR, from the exons ATGCGGCGGACCCTGACGCCTGCCAGCTCCCCCGTGTCCTCGCCCAGCAAGCACGGAGACCGCTTCATCCCCTCTAGAGCCGGAGCGAACTGGAGCGTGAACTTCCACAGGATCAAC GAGAATGAGAAGTCTCCCAGTCAGAACCGGAAAGCCAAGGACGCCACCTCAGACAACGGCAAAG ATGGCCTGGCCTACTCCGCCCTGCTCAAGAATGAGCTGCTGGGTGCTGGCATCGAGAAGGTGCAGGACCCGCAGACCGAGGATCGCAGGCTACAGCCCTCCACACCTGAGAAGAAGGGTCTGTTCACG TATTCCCTCAGCACCAAGCGCTCCAGCCCCGATGATGGCAATGACGTGTCTCCCTACTCCTTGTCTCCCGTCAGCAACAAGAG CCAGAAGCTGCTCCGGTCCCCACGGAAACCCACCCGCAAGATCTCCAAGATCCCCTTCAAGGTGCTGGATGCGCCCGAGCTGCAGGACGACTTCTACCTCAATCTGGTGGACTGGTCGTCCCTCAATGTGCTCAGCGTGGGGCTGGGCACCTGCGTGTACCTGTGGAGCGCCTGCACCAGCCAG gtgACGCGGCTCTGTGACCTCTCGGTGGAAGGGGACTCAGTGACCTCCGTGGGCTGGTCTGAGCGG GGGAACCTGGTGGCGGTGGGCACACACAAGGGCTTTGTGCAAATCTGGGACGCGGCCGCAGGGAAGAAGCTGTCCATGTTGGAGGGCCACACGGCACGCGTCG GGGCGCTGGCCTGGAATGCTGAGCAGCTGTCGTCCGGGAGCCGCGACCGCATGATCCTGCAGAGGGACATCCGCACCCCACCCCTGCAGTCAGAGCGGCGGCTGCAGGGCCACCGGCAGGAGGTGTGCGGGCTCAAGTGGTCCACAGACCACCAGCTCCTCGCCTCAGGGGGCAACGACAACAAG CTGCTGGTCTGGAATCACTCGAGCCTGAGCCCCGTGCAGCAGTACACGGAGCACCTGGCGGCCGTGAAGGCCATCGCCTGGTCCCCGCATCAGCACGGGCTGCTGGCCTCGGGGGGCGGCACAGCCGACCGCTGCATCCGCTTCTGGAACACGCTGACGGGACAGCCGCTGCAGTGTATCGACACGGGCTCCCAAGTGTGCAATCTGGCCTGGTCCAAGCACGCCAACGAGCTG gtGAGCACGCACGGCTACTCACAGAACCAGATCCTTGTCTGGAAGTACCCCTCCCTGACCCAGGTGGCCAAGCTGACCGGGCACTCCTACCGCGTGCTATACCTG GCAATGTCCCCTGATGGGGAGGCCATCGTCACTGGTGCTGGAGACGAGACCCTGAGGTTCTGGAACGTCTTTAGCAAAACCCGTTCGACAAAG GAGTCTGTGTCTGTGCTCAACCTCTTCACCAGGATCCGGTAA